The region AAGTCGAGGATCGCCTCGGCCGACTCGAGCAACAGGGTGAGATCCCAGGAGGGGAAGGCGGCCTGGCGGGCCTCGCGCGCCGCGCGGGTCGCAGGATCGGGCACCATGATCTCGTGGGAGTGGACGCGCTCGCTCTCGCCCGTCAGCACGCGGCGCACCCGGTCGGCCGCGAGACGCCGCTCGAACTCGGCCCACTCGTCCGGCGCGCGGAGGTGACGGAGCCAGCGGCCGCCGTCGCCCAGCCCCACGTTGCTGACGGCGCAGCGGACGCGGGGGTCGAGGGCCGCGGCGTAGGTCACGGTGGCGCCGCCGAAGCTGGTGCCGAAGAGGGCCAGGCGCCGGGGGTCCACGCCGGCGAGCTGCCCCAGGTAGCTGAGGGCGTTCCGGATGTCGGCGACCTGTGCCTGCGGCAGGAGGCGACCCCGGGGCTGGCCGCCGCTCCCGCCGAAGTACCGGTAGTCGATCACGAGGGCCACGTAGCCCTCTCCGGCGAGGCGGGTCGCGATGTCGGGGAGGATCATCTCCTTGAGCGCCGTGAA is a window of Candidatus Rokuibacteriota bacterium DNA encoding:
- a CDS encoding alpha/beta fold hydrolase, with amino-acid sequence MSGAGAPTRAGGEIVRFFSEGEPIEALLFRPAGASGDGGRPGVVLCHGFTALKEMILPDIATRLAGEGYVALVIDYRYFGGSGGQPRGRLLPQAQVADIRNALSYLGQLAGVDPRRLALFGTSFGGATVTYAAALDPRVRCAVSNVGLGDGGRWLRHLRAPDEWAEFERRLAADRVRRVLTGESERVHSHEIMVPDPATRAAREARQAAFPSWDLTLLLESAEAILDFRPEEVVHRIAPRAMLWIHAGADALVPPEESRRMFERAGEPRRLVILDGLAHYDTYAGAGLDAVLRHTRDWFREHLHPETRKETP